gaaaaaaaaaaccaaacaaacaaacaaattatATGCACTTCGTTGAGCACCAATTCAATAAACATACGGATACAATATGACTAATATGACGACGACAGACGAATAAACACTGAGAAATGAAAccaatttataaataaaaaaattcataaatgacGAGAGAAAAACAACGTACATATACTTACGAGTCATAGTACCCAGAATTATATACTTACGCAGATATACCTTGCTCACCTATACGTCAAACGTATGTATTATTTAAAGATATTTGTATTTCACTGATTTATTAATAACTCCGAGTACgaaagatatttttcaatttcttccttCCTCGCTCTCTCTGCCCTAATATGTATTTTCGCAACAGCTGTAGacggtaggtatttttcaccACTTTACTGTTTTTTATTCGTTCAAAGCACCGTTCGTACGTATAAAATAACGCGTTAATTGACATCACCGCCGCGTCGCGGTGCTTTCTCCCTTACCCTGCCTATCCCTTGCCCTTTTTCACTGTTTCTCTAAAACCCAGACATAATAACTCATCTGTGTGGAAAGTTCACAACGACGCCGATGAGGACATCTCGACGCGGGTTTTGTTTCGCGGAGGCAgaaagtatttaaaaaacaaaaaaaaaaacaagaaaataacgTGTAATAATGTGTCGTTAAAGACTGTGAAGTGAAGAGATTACGCACTATATAGTCAAACACACTTCACACCTACGAAATATGCGGTCGTTTCTGAATAGCGAGCGCGTGATTTCATTCATTAGTCTCCCAACACTCTTGAGAGAGCTGCTCATCCAAAAATAGAGGAAAGCTCCTGGCAGACAATCGATGTACTTTAAAGATCGAGGTGCGGTTCTGCGGCTTTTTTATAATCAAAATACATAGGATGCTTACcggatacgatacgatacgatacgatacgataggTACCCACCGTGACCTTGATGAccgagatttttcaaaaaagcatttcgaaaaattctacaTAGGTGACTATTTACGACTTGTAGGGAAGCAGCGGATTTCCAAAGTCTAAACTAGGTCAAATAGTAGAAAAAACGTGACCGCCAATATTCTTCCTGAATTTTTGGCGCACTTATACGCATTCCTGAGATTAATAGCGATTTACACATTTCTCAGAGGTTTACTACGGATAAATAAGCGAGCAAGAATTCGAAGAACGAACCTCTATAATCCAcctacaaaaaattcacaacattttttagctgaaaaaaatcataaaagcgTTTTTAATTTATCCCTACAAACAATTCCTCACAACACACTATCTAGATTATGCCAGATTGTAAACTCGAGACGCTGTCATTTTGAACGAATAAGTGGTTTATAGTTGAGAAGTCTTTTCGTAATCGAGAAAGGGGGAGAGGGATTGATCACAAGAAAGAAAATgcctgccaattttttttcaaaaaatcgagaaaaataccctaatatttttttttggtgtttatactcgtacttaaataattattttttgcttttataaaatttgcaataattaccaaaatacTGGCACTAccccattccaaaaaaatttacccggtttcagaaatgatacttttcaatgttttggcttaattaatTAGAAgaattttatgtacatatttcagacatttttatttcaaaatacgaatttatccaaaaaaaaaaaaaaaaacaatataaattttcaaccatttagTAGAACTCCAAAAGTGGTCtaggattttgatggcaatggcctagGTCATCGATCCAGAATCGAAAATTCTATATGCTTTGGAATTGGGCCatgtttcccaaaaaaaaaaaaaaaggttgggtAAAGACTGGagcaaaaaacacatttttttttttcgaaaatgcttcttttttgaggacccatatctcccttccagcacctctggagctaaaatttatttcgagAGATTTTTAACTTAAAATTAAAGCttttgctgaatttgatcaagaaaattttttttttgtgatccatCTCATGTAGCTAGGTACCTTTGTTTTTGTCgaacattgaaattttctttccatAATTCCCCTAAATATGTAATCGAAGCTCCTAAAAACAATCTATCAAGGGAACCTTCTGAACTATGCACTCATCTCTGTGTCCTAAAACACTcgtgaccaaaatttcaagtgcaaaagtttatttttggatttttgaaaaataaggtagaatggtttttaaattttttcatgaaatggaacttttttgaacatAGCGAATCAGtgagaataatttcatcaattcaacTTCAATGCATCAAAAACTGCTAATCGTAGTTTTTGAACCATTTGAGAGttccagtgattttttcaattttctacaggAAGTTCATATCACTTtgaaaagtccaaaaataaactttagcacCTGTAACTTTGGTGGCTGCATATTTAGCACCCTCTCGACCCTTTCAGGAGGTCACCCCGAAATTTCAGAAGTttgagttcaaaagtgaattaatGATTTTGTTGACATTTTCTGGAACGTACAACCtggtcaaaaatccatttttgaaccGGCACTTGCGGACTTTAGCAGTATCCAGAACCATCTAAAATGGTCAAGGGTCCATACTAAGCACCCATCAAAGTTACaggtgctaaagttcatttttgtgcTTTCCAAAgtaatcgctggaggctccgagttgaatcaaagtttaaaaatgccctcaaaacaatttttttttaaattttatacattttaaaaaatttaccaaaaattcaacaatgaactttggtatctgaaattttggttatgaggcTTTTAAGACATaccatacttttttttgatcTAGCTTGACTTCGTTCAAAACGGAAAGTGCGAGTTCAAAAGGTTATTTTGTAAGCACcctatacatattttgaaacgctTAGTAACGTCTATCTCTTAGgactaaattgaaattttaggtaGTTACATATTCGATAAGAGCGATACGCGAGAATTAAACTCACGATCAGTATCATTTTTCTAATTCGTAAGCTTATCAAACACATTGATCAATAAAAACATAGGTTCATTTGAAATAAACTTCTTACGTGCCAGTAGTTTCGTTTCGAGTCCAACATACAGAAAAATCGACCACAACATGATATCACTTCacaatttgaagaaaacattAGTAAGTAATACGAGTAGAGTACACAAGCGAACTtttattgcaactttttttaccacccccttcccccctccacaattttttaaatgaaaaaatcatcttatcTTTATTCGATGAAGtttagtttacttttttttgcaattttttttgcaagtttcgAAACTATGTACCAACATTTAACAGTTCCcacctcacataaaaaaatgtatgaactgaAGCTTAGGTTTTTACtctcaagaaatatgaaaaaaataaaatgaataacatTCTAAACTCAGAATAATTgttgctccaaaatcaaaaatttacacattttttttgtttttcgtgttttttagaGCTCTTTTACAGTTTCTGATCtttgaaaagtaaattcaaAACGAGAAGAGAACATTTTATTGCCGAGTTggattcaaactttttttgatgtttgtgattgaaaattgaattttttcgaattttgatttttttaagacGAGTTTATTCATTGAGTGAAAAGGGTTTTTTCAGCTTTCTCAAtacatacgtaaaaataggggtaaaatgggtcaatttcatcacttgaaactttttttcaagttttaaattgaaaaattgcatttttttcgcaaacttaaatttttttaatcgactttacaaaataacgccatcccaattttttaataacgttgttcagcataaaaagttgtccataatatatttttttcagaatttttgagagtcggaacgatatgataactacgttttgaaacttttctagctaatttttcgtacgaaaaaaagtggcaacactgatttttatgatatcgccaaaaagccTCTCAAAACCTTTAACTATTagaaaaacttccattttttgataggtatcgcggttgtCGAGTaggtaatccactgctgaactGAATGATATTtgaagttcactgaaaactttgacaccccctagcagcctttaaaaaaggctagagggctgcgatttgcgccattggtcatcccttcggaagatctttccacaggaaaaatttcaaaaaatcgccaccCCACTatttcttggttgaattgacgttgAATGACCCGCTAACCTGACCTCACTGCAGCGATTATGACGAAAATTTGACACTCTTTCTATTTGATTTCTGTTCGCAGCCTTCCTATTACATCAATTTAATCCACTTCCACATTCTAACATCAATCACAGCATCATTTCCACTTCCTCCAGACACCATCGCAATTTCACAAGAACCACAAACACAGATCGTTTACCCCGCAGCTGTGGAAACAAGGGCCACAATGAGAATGCGTCACACGTTCATACTACGCTGTGAATTCTATTCAGAGATGACGAAAACGGGTCCATTTGTCGACAAAAGTTTactgctggaaaaaattttcaaccctctgGCACCAAATTACATACTGGTGACCGCCCCACACAATTGGGGTAAGTCGATAAATCTCGATATGATATCATTTTTCGCCAACATGGCTGTTCATCCAAACGGTTCGatgctaaatttaaaaaaaatcccatcgTATCACATCTTTAGCAATGGGAAATACCCCACatcagtttacaaaaaaaataacacttacGAGAAGTATTCTAATAAACTTTTAATATCGAAAAAAGGCAACATCATCAATCAGCATTTGGGACAATACTCCGTTCTAAAGTTGGACCTTCATTTCAGCATTTCAGACATATCGGAAAATAATACGGAGGCCagtttccagaaatttttcaaaacgatgaCGAAAAATTTAAGATTCTTATGAACGAGTCATCGATACATCAAGTACAAATTAGAGTCAATGGCTGTCCAAGATCCCAGCATAGGAACAATTTTAGAGAAGTTTGAATCAATATCCACAAACAACGATGTCAGCGAGTCGATGGCTCTGCGAAGTATGCAAATTCTGTACCGATGTATTCGATTATGTTTTCCCGatggaaaaatactcgtactcatTGACAACTACGattcgattttcgaaaaaatttacctttctCCGGGGTTCAATTATGATTCAGAAGATGCCCGAAAGATTAAATTGTTCATTCGTGATTTCTTGAAGAAAACGTGTCAAAAACCAGCATCATTCCCAGGTTACAGGATGGTTAAACAATTGAAAGTGATAATTACTGGGGTCACTCACGTACCCGGATCTGATTTCTTTCCAGATTTGGATGATTCGACCGAATGGAGTATGACGAATTCAGGAATTTACCCTTATTATGGATTTACATCGGATGAAGTGGAGCAACTAGCGAATTTACGATCAGTAGATTACTATTACATGAAGTCACTACTTCAGAATACTTACGATGGCTACCGAGATATCAGTTGCCCAGATCAGCCCCTTTTCAATCCTGTATCGGTGATCGAATTTTTAAACCATCGGGGTCCAGTTAGCTTTTGGTCAAAGGATGAAGGCAATACTCTCAGAGAAATATTATTccagttgtcaaaaaatttagagATGGTGTATTTATTCGGATTATTACTGATCGGCAAACCAATTAAGATTTCAGCCTCAGCTAATCAAGGAATACCCATCGATAAAATAGACAATATTGCTGCTGCAATACGAGGGGAATTCGTCAGAGTGCTTGACGATAGAAgcattcatcaaatttttagtttcctATTATCATACGAATATCTTACCCTAGCCACTAAACAACCACCGAACGCGAGCTTCTTCAATGCTAAACTTTCTCGTAAAGAAATTAAGGACGTTTCTATGAaagcatttttacaaaatcatcttACCGCACGTCTTCTCCATCATCATCAATACCTGATCAACGATACAATTCTGGCTTTTGGCAATTATATCGAAGACAGCAGTGACAAATCAAACGAACAGCTCAAAGTTACGATCAGTCGTTTGTTCGACAAAACTGGCCcattgaaaaacttcaaaacagCGATTGAAcgttataaaaatgaaaaaccaaaggGTGAATTTGTGAATGTGGTGTTTAATGATGTCGAAGAATCAGCAGCTAGAGGAATCTTAGCTCACGTATTGGTAAAACTACAGTACAATGGTATTTTGAATGTATCCATGGATGAAGAACAGGTTGTGGAGAGGGAGAGCAAcgagttcaatttcaaaatttgcatgCTGGGATATGACGAAGAGGGGCGAGTAATTATCATAAAACATGAGCATGTCGAAGAGGATTCGGTCGAAGAATATGATTTACAGCAAGCAGTCAAAGATAACGCCCATctgatacaaaaaattatttcttctccactcaaatattgtaaaattgtaaCGTTGAACACGTTTAACAGCAATGATctaaagatgaattttcaagtaataaatGCAATTTGATTAGAACACATTGGTCGAAAAAGGACATAAGAGCGACAGGTTCCACAGAGATTTTGTTCATCGGTCTGTGAAGAGGAAATCAGCCAATTcacaattcaaagtttttggaacctccagaaagttttgaatttttttaaaatttttcagatagaCAGATGTTTTTTCAAGCGAGGCAAAAACAAGTCACAAAATGAGAACATCCCCCTCTTCATACCCTTTgattgaaatgtattttttcccgAATTGTAGTGCCTTTCTAGcgggtttaaaaatttttaagttcaaaaaccaaaaaaaaaatcgctaaaatgaTTGCTCAAAACGTCgtcaaaaaaattcctcaaaaattgttactattctaaaaatgagaaattttgctCTGTGCAATATTGGTCATTGCATTTTTCTGTAAGACTCATTGGTTTTTCTTCAATCACAACTaggtaatcgatttttgaagaaaaaaaaattgtaagtgcATCTCATGAAAAAATGCGGAGAAACAAAATGTTATATACAAAATGAATGATGTTCGCATCGTTTTTTGAACTACTTTCCTACATAAATGAAACACCAGCAAAGAAGTGAAGTAAGTTTTTCAAAACGCGAAACTTTGCATACCTGTGGGACTAATTGAAatattaggtatgtatttgatTAACCATGATATATAAAATCATACATGGTATCATCTTTCTAGTTCATTAACATATTAAACGCATCGATAAATAAAAACTGTGGGTTATTTAATTTCCCGTACTGCGGTTTAAAACAGACACCACATCTTGATCTTCACATGTACGAGCAGTTTCGTTAGCAGCAAAACGTGCAAAAAAGTCGGCCACAACATGATATCAGTacataatttgaagaaaacattGGTAAGTAATAAGTACCATAAACAGAATAATATTTtagcaaattaaaaatgaggGGGAATCAATCATGGCATTTGCAACACAAAAAACATTCCAATAAGTCTCCGATATAGCATTAAAATTTGAGCTAAAGACTGCAGACTCAGAGAAATACCAGCTGGCGAAGGAACATTTCTTTTTTATGACTGAACCACCTGGCTGGAAACATGTTAACATATCCCCGGTCGACCCAGATCTTAAAATAATCAGAAAAGCAGAAATTCGGTGCAAAAtacagtatttttgaaataaatccaGTTTGAGCTAAATACTGCTGAGTCAGTGAAATACCACCCGGTTGAGGGACACTTCTCTTTGATGCCTGAACCACTGGAAACATGTTAACATGTCCCTGGTTGACTCAGGTCCCAAAATGGTCAGCAGAACAGTGCAACATAAGTActacagaatttttgaaataaataggACTTGAGCTAAAAACTGCTGACTCAGTTAAATGCGACCTCGTTGAGGGACCTATATTTTTGATGACTGAACCACAGGAAACATGATAACATGTCACCGGTGGACCCAAGTCCTGAAATGGTCAGcagataattgaaaatttagtgCAAAAGacagtattttttaaataaattttattatagcAGAAAACTGCTGACTCAGCAAAATGTGACCTCCTTTAGGGACACTTCTTTTCAATGACTGAACCACAGGCAACATGCTGACATGTACCCAGTTGACTCAGGTCCCAAAATGGACAGTAGATACGCAAAAATTTAGtgtaaaataaagaatttttgaagaaaaaaaattttaattaaaaactgcTGACTCAGTGAAATGTGACCTCGTTGGAGGACATATCTTTTTAATAACTGAACCACAGGCAACATGTAAACATGTCCCTGGTTGACCCAGGTCCCAAAATGGtcagcaaaaaagtgaaaatttagtgcaaaattcagtatttttgaaataaatctattttgagctgaaaactGCTGACTCAGTGAAATGCCATTCTTGTTGAGGGACATTTATTTTTGATGACTGAACCACAGGCAACATGATAACATGTCCCCGGTTTACCCTTGACCTAAAATGGTCAGCAGATAAGTGAAAATCTAGTAcaaaattcagtatttttgaaataaatcgattttgagcTGAAAACTGCTGACTCAGTGAAACTCATCTCGTTGAGGGACATTACTTTTTGATTAGTTGACTACTGGAGACATTATAACATGTCCCTGGTTGACCCAAGTCCTAAATTGGTCAGTAGATAAGTGAAAATTTAGTGCAAAAGACAgcgtttttgaaagaaattgaattttagctgaaaattgcTGACTCAGCAAAATGTGACCTCCTTGAgggacactttttttcaatgactGAACCACAGGCAACTTGTTAACATGTACCAAGTTGACTGAGGATCCAAAATGGTCagcagaaaagtgaaaatttagttccaaataatgaatttttgaagaaatcaaatttcaactaaaaactGCTGACTCAGTGAAATCCCATCTCATTGAgtgacattattttttgataactcaACTACAGGCGACATGATATCATGTCCCTAGTTCACCCAAGTCCTAAATTGGCCAGCAGATAAGTGAAAATTTAGTGCAAAAggcagtatttttgaaataaattgaattttagctGAAAACTGTTGACTCAATGAAATGTGACCTCCTTGAGGGACACTTATTTTCAATGTCTGAACCTCTGGCAACATGTTAACATGTCCTCGGTTGACCCAGGTCCCAAAATGGTCAGCAGAGAAGTGAAAATTTAGTGCCATGTAAAGTACactgtttttgaaatgaatcgaATTTGAACTAAAAACTGCTGACTCAGTGAAATCTGACCTTACTGAGGGACACTTCTTCTTGATGCCTGGACCACTGGCGACATTTTAACATGTTCTCGGTTGTCCTAGGTCCCAAAATCGTCaccagaaaagtgaaaatttagtTCCAAGTAcagtatttttggaataaatcatTTGATCTGAAATCTGCTGACTCAGTGAAGTTCTCCGTCCTTGAGGAACTATAATTCAGTAATCATTACGGCATTTTAAATCAATAGGTACAGCAAGTTTATGGCAATATGAGTAGGCAGAGCTACATagcttaaaattaaaatactatTCTCGTTTGCTTTCTGTTTGCAGGCTTCCTATAGCACCAATTTAATCTATTTTCACATTCTATCAACAATCACAGCATCACTT
This region of Planococcus citri chromosome 5, ihPlaCitr1.1, whole genome shotgun sequence genomic DNA includes:
- the LOC135847053 gene encoding uncharacterized protein LOC135847053; the protein is MAVQDPSIGTILEKFESISTNNDVSESMALRSMQILYRCIRLCFPDGKILVLIDNYDSIFEKIYLSPGFNYDSEDARKIKLFIRDFLKKTCQKPASFPGYRMVKQLKVIITGVTHVPGSDFFPDLDDSTEWSMTNSGIYPYYGFTSDEVEQLANLRSVDYYYMKSLLQNTYDGYRDISCPDQPLFNPVSVIEFLNHRGPVSFWSKDEGNTLREILFQLSKNLEMVYLFGLLLIGKPIKISASANQGIPIDKIDNIAAAIRGEFVRVLDDRSIHQIFSFLLSYEYLTLATKQPPNASFFNAKLSRKEIKDVSMKAFLQNHLTARLLHHHQYLINDTILAFGNYIEDSSDKSNEQLKVTISRLFDKTGPLKNFKTAIERYKNEKPKGEFVNVVFNDVEESAARGILAHVLVKLQYNGILNVSMDEEQVVERESNEFNFKICMLGYDEEGRVIIIKHEHVEEDSVEEYDLQQAVKDNAHLIQKIISSPLKYCKIVTLNTFNSNDLKMNFQVINAI